The Tumebacillus amylolyticus genome window below encodes:
- the paaA gene encoding 1,2-phenylacetyl-CoA epoxidase subunit PaaA → MIAQTHEEKLNAFLEKIENGGKIEADDWMPDDYRLQLIKLISMHGMSEIMGALPEKEWVPKAPTLRRKLAIMAKVQDEMGHGQLLLRVAEDLMAPLGKGREDMLNDLFTGRLKFHNVFHMEAPTWADAGVIGWLVDGAAIITQTMSLDTSYAPYSRALHRICAEEKFHAQHGESIVLALAEGTEEQRQMLQDAVTRWWPALLMFFGPPEGGKITSNQQQNMRYKIRSQTNEELRQIFFDKYVSRIFHLGLTLPDPTIHYDEAQGQWVYQQPDWDEFKQIVSGHGPRSVQRLDLRKLSYQQAQWVRDALLNNTQQAI, encoded by the coding sequence ATGATCGCACAAACGCACGAGGAAAAGCTCAACGCGTTTCTTGAGAAGATCGAAAACGGAGGCAAAATCGAAGCGGACGACTGGATGCCGGACGATTACCGCCTGCAATTGATCAAATTGATTTCCATGCACGGCATGTCGGAGATCATGGGCGCCCTGCCGGAGAAGGAATGGGTTCCGAAAGCTCCGACCCTGCGTCGCAAACTTGCGATTATGGCGAAAGTGCAAGACGAGATGGGCCACGGCCAACTCCTGTTGCGCGTTGCCGAAGACTTGATGGCTCCGCTTGGAAAGGGCCGTGAAGATATGCTGAACGACCTGTTCACCGGCCGTTTGAAATTCCACAACGTCTTCCATATGGAAGCACCGACTTGGGCAGACGCAGGCGTCATCGGCTGGTTGGTCGACGGCGCAGCCATCATCACCCAAACGATGTCGCTCGACACGTCCTACGCGCCGTACTCCCGCGCGTTGCACCGCATCTGCGCCGAGGAGAAATTCCATGCCCAACACGGCGAGAGCATCGTCTTGGCACTGGCGGAAGGCACCGAAGAGCAACGCCAGATGTTGCAAGACGCCGTCACCCGCTGGTGGCCGGCTCTGTTGATGTTCTTTGGCCCGCCGGAGGGTGGCAAGATCACCTCCAACCAACAGCAGAACATGCGCTACAAGATCCGTTCGCAAACCAACGAAGAGCTGAGACAAATCTTCTTTGACAAATACGTTTCGAGAATTTTCCACCTCGGCCTCACCCTGCCGGACCCGACGATCCACTATGACGAAGCACAAGGCCAGTGGGTTTACCAACAACCGGACTGGGATGAGTTCAAACAGATCGTCTCCGGCCACGGCCCGCGTTCTGTACAGCGTCTCGACCTGCGCAAACTTTCCTATCAACAAGCCCAGTGGGTGCGCGATGCCCTGCTGAACAACACGCAACAAGCGATCTAG